The sequence TCGATCAGGACGCCGTGCGGGGTGTTGTTGCGGAACTTGAAGTCCAGGTCCGGCCAGAAGATGGTCGACTCGATCACCGCCGGGTAGCGGCTGAAGTAGAACGAGTGTGGCTTGTGCTCGACGTCCTCCAGGCCCGCGTAGTAGCTGGCGTTGAAGAGCGTCGTGGTGAACTGCGAGACGCCGCCACCCACGCCGGGCACCAGCTTGCCGTTGACGATCACCGGGGCGTCCTTGTAGCCCTGGTCGTACCCGCGCTCCCCGGTGTGGCCGTTCAGGGAGAACGTCTCGCCCGGCTTCACCACCGTGCCGTCGACGTCCTTGGCGGCCTGGACGATGTTCTGGCTGCGCGGCGAGGAGAGCCCGCCGGGGAACCGGGTGGTGAAGGTGGAGACGCGCTCCTTGATGCCCAGCGCGCCGAGCTTCGCCTCGGTCAGCTCCGGCTCGGCCGGCTTGAGCTCGCCGCTGACCGTCCGGCCGTCCGCCTTGGGCAGGACGGCGAGCAGGTCGCGCGCGAGGGCGGCCGAGTCGAGCTGCTGGCCCGCGCGGCCGGGCAACATCTTCGGCTTGCCGCCGGAGATCGTCATCGTCGCGTCCTTCGGCGGCGACTCGATCGACGCCAGCTTGTCGCCGAGGGCGGCGCGCAGCCGCTTCACGTCCACCCGGGGAGTCAGCTTGCCGGCCTCGTCGGCGGAGAAGCGCAGGCCGCGCGCGATCGCCGCCGGCGGGATGGTCACCGTGCCCTTGTCGGTGCTGAGCGTGACCGGCTTGGCGACCGCCGGCCGGGCGAGCTCCTCGACCAGCCGGTCTACCTCCTCGGCGGTGGTCGCCGGGGCCTGCTCCACCAGCGGCACGGTCACCTGCCCGCCGGCGAGCCAGCCCTTCATGACGACCTGGGCGGAGTGTTCCCGGTCCACCGACAGCGCCGGCTTCGGGTACACCGGCTTCGGGGTGATGCCGGTGAAGATGATCGCCGGCATGGTCATCTCGCGACCCTGCTTGCCCACGACCCCGCGCAGCGCCGCGTCCAGCCGGTCGGCGTCGACCGTGACCACCGGGTCGACCGTGCGGGAGCCGAGCAGCCGGCTCACCGGGTGCGCGTCGGCCTCGGCGGCCACCGCCACCGTGGCCTCCACGTCGATGGCCAGGCCGACGTCGGCCGGCCTGATCTCCGCCTTCTGCTCCCCCACCAGCACGGTCAGCGGGGCGTTCAGGGTGTCTGCCCGGCGCTCCAACTCGGCGCGCAGCTCCCGGGCCGCCTCGTCCCGGCTCCGGCCGCCGAGCTCGGCGCCGAGCACCGTGGTGCCGCGGGGCACGTCCCCGGCGTACGCGTAGGCACCGGCACCGCCCACCCCGGCCAGCACCACGGCGGCCAGGCCGCCGGCGAGCAGCAGCCGGCCCCGGCGCGACCGTGACCAGCCCGAGCCGCCGGGCTTACCGGTCGGCTCCGGCTCGTCGCCCGGCCAGGTCACCGCGGTGACCTGCACCGTCGGCCGGTCGTCGGAGACACGTTTGTCGCCGTAAAGGGTCACAGCCACCTCGATCGGGACGTACCACATGGGGGTTGCGGGCCCCCGGAAGACGTCTACGGTAACCAACGCGCAAGCCGGTGGACACCGTGCGGCCGGCCACCTCGCGCACCGCGTGTCGGCCAGGCCGACCCGGTCATCCGGCCCGGGTGCCGCCGTGGCACGGTGTGCGGGTGGCGGATCGGGTGCTGGCGTACGGCGGCGGGTGGCTGGACCGGGCGGGAGCGCGGCGCGGCAACCGGGAGTGGATCTCCGCCCGGCTGACCGATCCCGCGGCCGTGCTGCTGCCGCTCTGGCGGGACCACTGCCTCGTCACCGCCGACCAGACGCCGGTCCGGCGGCACCCGGCCGACGCCCCCGAGGTGCTCGCCGCCGCCGACGAGACGGTCTTCCTGGGGCTGGACGGCGAGGCTCCGGTCTTCGCCGTGGACCTCTCCGGGCGTACCGCGCCCGAGGCGGTCCGGTTGGCCGGTGCGGCCGCCACCGCCGACGTGCGCGCCCTGGTCGGCTGGCTCGACCCGGCCCAGGCGGCGGTGCAGGCGTACGCGCGTGGGCTGCTGCACTGGCACCGGCAGCAGCGGTACTGCGGCAGCTGCGGCTCGGCCACCGTGGCACGCGACGGCGGGCACGTGCGGGCCTGCTCGGGACCGCGCTGCGGGCGGCTGCTCTTCCCCCGGATCGAACCGGCGATCATCGTGCTGGTCGAGGCGCCCGGGTCGCCCGACCGCTGTCTCCTGGCCCGGCACGCCGGCGCTCCGGAGGGGGCGTACTCGACGCTGGCCGGGTTCGTCGAGGTGGGCGAGAGCCTGGAGGACGCGGTCCGCCGGGAGATGGCCGAGGAGGCCGGGGTGACCCTCTCCGCGCTGTCGTACCAGGGCTCGCAGGCCTGGCCGTTCCCGGCCGGGCTGATGGTCGGGTTCCGGGCCACCGCCGCCTCCGAGGAGGTCCGGGTGGACGGCGAGGAGCTGCTGGAGGCGCGCTGGTTCACCCGGGACGAGCTGCGCCGCCGGGCGGCCGAGGGACGACCGCTGGGCCGGCCCGACTCGATCGACCACCACCTGCTCGGCAGCTGGCTCGCCGCCGGCGACTGACGTACGCCCGGCGGCTCGCGACGCCGTAGATCGGCTGCTGGTCGCCGAGGTGGCGGTGTCGCGGCCGCCCGGACCCCCTGACATCGCCGAAGCGGAGTGGAGTAGGTGCCAAGTCCGCCGGTCAGGTCGCGGCGGGTCAGGGCCGGGGGTCGCGGGGGCGCAGCGCCAGCCAGGTCATCAGGGCGGCGGTCAGCGCGGCGGCGGCCAGTGCGCAGGTGAGGATGCCCTCGACCGTGCGCGGCGCGACCAGCACCGCCGCGCCCGCCAGGCCGGCGGTGGCCACCCAGAGTGGGGCGGCCGGGAACCGGGCGCCGCTCGCCACCCGATCGTTGACCAGCATGAAGACGACCGCGTAGAGGGCGCCGGTGGCGGCGAAGAGCGGGGCCTCGCCGGCCAGGTGCAGGTAGTCGGCGCCGCCGGCCAGCCGGAACGCCAGCTCACCGCCGAGCGCGGCGGCCCCCACCAGGACCGCGCCGCAGGCGAGGATGACCGCCAGGCCCAGCGCCCGGGCCCGCCGGTCGCCCTGCGCCAGCCGGGGCAGCGCGAGCAGGGTCACCACCTGCGGCGCCCAGAGCGCGCCCTTGGTGAGCACCGCGCCGACCGCGTACGCCCCGGAGCCGTCCGCGGTCAGCAGCTGCCGGGCGAGGAGCAGATCGGCGTACGAGATGGTGAGCATCGCCAGGGTGGCCCCGCACGCGGTCATCACGTGGGTGGGTCGCAGGCCGCCCTTCGCTGCGGCGGACGGTGCCGGGCGGGCGGTGCGGGCGAGGCGGGCCAGCAGCGGCAGGACGAGCAGCCCGGTGACGGTGGCGAGCAGCAGTGCGGTGACCGGGCCGGCGCCGAGCGCCAGACCGACGATCAGCCCGCCGTAGCGGCCGAGGGCGAGCACGGTCATCCCGGCGGAGAGGCGCAGGAAGCGCTGGTCGCCCTGGAGTTCGCCGAGCCAGCGGCCGGCCAGCACGGTGGCGAAGGTGGTGGCCCCGAGCAGCAGGGTCAGCGCCACCGGCAGCCGCAGCAGCACGGTGAGCAGCGGCGCCGCCGCGACCGTGACGCCGGCGGTGACCCCGGCGGTGAGCAGCGCCAGCCGGCCGGTGGGGGTGGGGCCGCGCCGGGCGCGGTGCACGGCGACGGCGATCTGCAGCCCGAAGCCGGGCACGGCGGCGATCGCGCCCAGCGCCAGCACGGTGGCCAGCGCGCCCAGGTCGGCCGGGTCGAGCCGGCGGGCGCCGAGCACCGGCACCAGGTAGGCCAGGGCGTTGCTCAGGGTGGTGGCCACGGTGACGGCGGCGCCGGCGGCACCGAGCCGCGCCGCGCCGGCGTCCCTGCCGATGGTCTGTGTCATGCCGCCCCGAGTGGCCCATGCTGCTCCGACGACCGCGGCTCGCGGCCGGCGGCGGCCGCGACCTCCCCGGCCCGACCGGGGAGACGGTACCGCTCGACCGTCCGGCCGTCAGCCCCGCACCCGCGACCCCTGCCCTCGCGGCCGGGAAGGGTCTAGTGTGCTGCCCCATGGCGTCGACGAACGTGGCCGCGGCAGCGACCTCCGGGCTGGCCGCGAAGCTTCCCGAGCGGTGGGTGGCGGACGGGATCCGGCTGGTCTATCCGCGGGTGGAGCCCGAACTGGCCCGGCTGGCCGACTTCGTGCCGCGCGGCGGCACCGCCGTGGACGTCGGCGCCTGGTACGGCCCGTGGACCGCGCGCCTGCTGCGCCGGGCCGACCGGGTCGTCTCGGTCGAGCCGACGCCCCCGCTGGCCCGTCAGCTGCGCACCGCCTTCCCCACCGTCGAGGTGGTCGAGGCGGCCGTCTCCGACCACGACGGCACCGCCGCGCTCTACCTGCCCGACGGTGGCGCGATCGTCGGCACCTCGTCCCTGGAGCAGCCGGAGCAGGGCAGCCCGGTGCAGGTACGCCGGATCACCCTGGACGCGCTGGGCCTGACCGACGTGCGCTTCGTCAAGCTCGACATCGAGGGGCACGAGCTGCCGGCGCTGCGCGGCGGGGCGGAGACGATCCGCCGCGACCGGCCGGTGCTGCTGATCGAGGTGGAGGAGCGGATCCAGCCGGTGGAGCCGCTGCTGGAGCTGCTCACCGGCTGGGGCTACCGGGGGTACGTACTGCCGGGGCGTACCTGGGTGCCGCTGGCCGACTTCGACCTCGGGAGGCACCAGCGGGAGGCGATCGCCCGGGTGGGCCAGAGCTTCGCCCGTCGGGTGCTGTGGCCCCGCCCCCGCTACGTCAACTCGGTGCTGTTCCGGCCGGAGTAGCCCCCGGCCGGGGCGTCACTGGTGCGGCGTCGGGGTGCCGATGGCGACCTCGTTGGTGCAGAGCGTGACGCCGGGGTCGGCGACGCTCAGCTCGGCCGTGTCCCCGCCGCCGGTGAAGTCGAAGAAGATCTGGTTCAGCCCGGTCTTCACCGGGAACCGCTTCTCCTTGCCGCCGAACCGGAACGTGGCCGTGCTGTCGCCGGAGCTGAGGTAGCCGATCCGGACCACCCAGAACCAGTCGTCGCGCGGCCCGGTGAGCGGCATTCGTACCGTCTCGCCGTCGGTGACCTTCCAGCCGCAGGCCTGCTCCGGCCCCGGCCGGGCGCTGGGGCCGTCGATGCGGACCGGGCTGATCCGGCCGGTGGGGTCGAACAGTGACGGCGCCTCCGCCTCGGTGACGAAGACGGGCCGCTCCGGCAGGGCGCGGAAGAACGCCGACTGCCGGTTGTACGGCGCGGAGAGCGTGGGCACCACGTCACCGGGGACCGGCTGGTCGAAGAAGACCGTGCCGGGCGGGGCGGCGGCCAGCTCGGCGCGGACGGTGTCCAGGTAGGTGCGCCCGGCCTTGACCGCCCACTCGTCGCCGAACCGGGCGGTCGTCCAGGCGGTGCCGAGACCCCCGGCGACCAGGGCGAGGGCCAGGCCGGCGGAGACCGCCTCCCGGTGGCGTACCAGCACGGCCGGGGGCGGCGGGTCGTCCGGGTCCCGGCCGCCGGTGAACGCCGCCATCCCGGCCGGCTGCTCCGGCCGGTCGGCCGGCGGCTCGGTGGGGGTCGGGTCGCCGGTCCGGTCCACCGGGTCGGGCGCGGCGCTGGGCGAGGCCGGCGGGGTGGCGGTCGGCGGGGTCGTGGCGGCGGCCGCGCCGGTCCGCTGCGGTGGCGCGTCGAACGGTCGCGCGGCCGGCGGACGGACCGGGGGCGGAAGATCGTCGTCGTCGTACTCGGCGTGCAGGACGCCGTGGCCACGGTGGGCGGCGGCCGGCACGGCGACCCGGGGGGCCGGCTCGGGTTCGGCCGGGCGCTCGACGTCGGCGGCGACCCGCTCGGGCGCGGCGGACCGGTCCGGGGCCTCGTCGTCGGTCGCCGCCTCCCCGGTGGTCGCCGGCGTCCCATCGCCGTCCGTTCGCGCGGCGTCCCCGTCGTCCGTGACCGGGTCAGCGTTTCCGTCGTCCGTGGCCGGGTCGGTCTCGTCGGCCCGGTCCGCCGGGGCCGGGTCGGCGGGGGCGAACCGGTCCGGCACGGGCCGCAGGCCGAGCAGCGCGACGCCGATGCAGAGCGCGGCCACCACCACCACGTCGCTGACGTACCGGGGGACGGCGCCGGCGACGTCGCTGTAGATCGAGCCCAGCCGGGTGGCCGCCAGCAGGGCGGTCACCAGGGTCAGGTACGACGCCAGCAGCAGCCAGGCCCGGCCCGCGACCCGGCGCAGCCGGACGGTCAGCACCACCAGCACCAGGAACGCCGCCCAGGCGATCCACCGGCCCAGCTCCGGCGGCGCGGTCACCGCGGCGCCGTCACCGGCCGGCAGCCAGCGCCACGGCCCACCCAGCAGACCCGGCACGACGGTGGAGCCGAGCAACTGCCAGAGGAAGGAGAGGACCTCGCCGAGCGAGTCCGGCCGGCGCAGCGACGACTCCGCCCGGGAGCCGTAGAGGGCGAGGAAGCCCAGCGACATGACGGTCAGCAGCAGCCACGACGGCCAGTACCGGCGGACGGTGGTCAGCACCGCCCGCACCGGTGGGCCGCCGACGAAGAGGAACGCGGTCAGCAGGAAGACCAGCGGCACCACCAGCAGCGCCTTCTCGAAGAAGAGCAGCCCGAAGAGCACGGCCAAGCCGAGGGTCACCAGGTGCCGCCGCCGGCCGGTGCGCACGTACCGGACCTGGGCGCCGACCGCGAGCACCATGGCGATCTGCATCGGCAGCATGTTCACCCCGACCGCCCACCAGGAGGTCGCCTCCAGGGTCAGCGGACTGAACAGGAACACCGCGAGCGGCACCAGCAGCGCCCAGCCGGGGCGGACCAGGGTGCGCAGCAGCCGGGCGAAGCTCACCGCGAGCACCGCCTGGGCGGCGGTGAGCAGCAGGACGTACGGCCAGTAGGCGAGGCCGACCGCCCGGGTCACCAGCCAGGTGGCCAGCAGCGCCGCCGGCATGAAGTGGTTGTTGTAGAGGGTGAGCAGGAAGCCCGGGGTCAGATCGGCCTCCGCGGCCCGGGCGATCAGCACGTAGTCGTCGACCGCCAGGTAGCCGCGGGAGGCGAGCTGCGCCCGCCAGACCAGGCTGACCAGGATCATGGCGACGGCCACCGCCCGGACCGGGTGGACGCGCGCCCAGCCGCCGATGAGGCCGGTCCCTTCGGGGGAGGTGGTCGTGCCGGTCGATGCCATGGCGGGAAGACTGCCACACCGGCCACCTGGCGCCCCATCAGGTCATCGGATGGTTCCTGGTCGGGGCTGGGAGCGCGGCCGTGGCCGCGTACAGTGGCGAGCCACCACGGCGCGGTCGGGTCGCGCCCGGCAGGCAGTGGGGGTGGACGGATGCGGGGACGGCTGGTGCCGTACGGCGTGGCCGCCGCCGTGGCGGCGGTGGTGCTCGCCCCGCTGGCGCTGCCTGGGTACGTCCTCAGCTACGACATGGTCTTCGTGCCCCGGCAGGCGTTGAACTGGGACGTGATCGCCCCGGCCTCGGCGCTGCCCCGGGCCGTGCCGCAGGACGCCGTGGTCGCGCTCGCCACCCAGCTGATGCCCGGCTGGCTGCTGCAACGACTGGTGCTGGTGGCGATCCTCTGGTTCGCCGCGCTCGGCGCCGCCCGGCTGGTGCCCACCACGCGCACCGCCGTACGGGTGGTCGCCGCCCTCGGCTACGCCTGGACGCCGTACCTGGCCGAGCGGCTGCTGCTCGGGCAGTGGGGGCTGCTGCTGGCGTACGCGATGCTGCCCTGGCTGGTGGCGGCGGCGCTCGGGGTACGCGCGGGCCGGCCCGGGGCGCTGCCCGGGCTGCTGCTGGCGGCGGCGGTCTCCGCGATCACCCCGACCGGTGGCTTGATCGCCCTGCTGGCGGTGGCGGTGCTGGTGCCCGGGCGCTACCCCGGCGGCGCCCGCCGGGCCGGGACCGCGCTCGCGGTGACGGTGCTGCTCAACGCGCCGTGGCTGGTGGCCGGGCTGGGCAGCGCCACCGGGGGCCGCTCCGACCCGGCCGGGGTGCCCGCCTTCGCCGCCCGCGCCGAGAACTGGGGCGGGTCGCTGGTCGCGCTCTCCGGCACCGGCGGGATCTGGAACGCGCTGACCGTCCCGGCGTCCCGCCAGGCCGCGTTCGTGCCGCTGGCCACCGGCGTGCTGCTGCTCCTCGCCGGGTACGGCGTGTCGCTGCTGCGCCGGCGCTGGCCGGCCGGCGGGCCCGCGCGGCTGCTGGCGCTGGCCGCCGGGTCGTGGCTGGTGGCGGCGCTCGGCGTGCTGCCCGGTGGAGCCACGCTGCTCGGCTGGCTGGTCGACACCGCGCCCGGTGGCGGGCTCGTCCGCGACGGGCAGAAGCTGCTCGTCCCGTACGCGCTCGCCCTCGCGGTGACCGTGGCGCTCGGCGCGGAACGGCTCGCCGACCGGCTGGCCACCCGGTTCGACCGGACCACCGGCACGGTGCTGCTGATCGGCGCGGCCGTCCTGCCGGTGGCACTCCTGCCCGACCTGGCCTTCGGGGCGCTCGGCCGGTTGACCCCGGTGCACTACCCGGCGGACTGGGCGGTGGTCGCCCGGCAGGTGGCCGACCGGCCGGGCGAGGTGATCTCCCTGCCGTTCCAGGAGTACCAGCGGTACGCCTGGAACGGCGGCCGGGTGGTGATCGACCCGGCCCCGCGCCTGCTGTCGTCGCCGGTGCTGATCGACGACACCCTGTGGGTGGGTGACGTCGCGGTCGGCAAGGAGGACCCGCGCGCGGCCGAGGTGCGCGACCTGCTCGCCGCCGGCCGTCCGCTGGCCGCCATGGGGGCGCGTTGGGTGCTGGTGCAGCGGGCGTCGGGACCCGCGGTGCCCGTGACGTCGCTGGTCGGGCTGCGGCTGGCCCACGCCGGTCCGGAGTTGACCCTCTACGAGAACCCGGCCTGGACGGCCCCGGCCGGGCGCGACGGACCCGGCTTGGTCGGTTACGCCCACCTACTGGCCGGAACGGTGGTGTTGGCCATCGGTTTTTCGGGCACTGCGCAGGTGCTGCGGCGCGTGGTAGCGTCCCGGCACGCGAGTCCCGCGGAAGGAGAAGGTGGATGAGGAACCTGCCCGCGTTCGTCGCCGTCGGGGTACTCGGGGTCGTGCTCGGCCTGCTCGGCAGCGTCGGTCTGGCGAATGCGCTCAGCCCGTCCGCCAAGGAGGCCGCCAACTCCAAGGTGAGTGAGCAGAGCTCCGAGAGCACGCTGTACGGCACGCGCTGAACGACCGTCGACCGGGGCGTCCGCTGATGCGGGCGCCCCGGTCGCGTGTCCGCGGCAGTGCCGCCGGCCGTCAGCGGGTGGCGGTGAGCCGGGCGACCAGCTGCGCGAAGCGCGCCCCGGTCGCGGCCCAGGTGAAGCGGGCCGCGTGGGCCAGCGCCGCCTCACCCATCGCCTTGCGCCGCACGTCGTCGGCGAGCAGCTCGCGTACCTGGTCGGTGAACTCGGCCTCGTCGTCGACCAGCAGGCCGGTCTCGGTGTCGACCATCGCCTCGGCGACGCCCCCGGCGTAGCGGAACGCGACCGTCGGGGTGCTCCGGGCGGCGGCCTCGACGATGGTCAGGCCCCAGCCCTCCTTGAGCGACGGGGTGAGCGCCAGCCAGCAGGAGGAGAGCACCTCGTGCTTCTCCTCCTCGCTGATGAAGCCGGTGAACCGGACCCGGTCGGCGACGCCGAGGGAGTCGGCGACCTCCCGCAACGGCTGCTCCCACCAGCCCTGACCGGCCACCACCAGCTCCAGCTCCGGCAGCTCGGCGGCCAGCTCGGCGACCGTGCGCATCGCGATCTCGACCCGCTTGTGCGGCACCAGGCGGCCCAGCACCAGCAGCGACGGGTGGCCGGTGCGGGGCAGCGGCGGGCCGGTCACCGGCGTGGTGCCGTTGGGCACCACGTCGATCCGTTCCGCGTCCACCCCCAGCTCGGCGAGCTCGGCGCGACTGGCCTCGGAGACCGTCACGTAGCGGCAGCGCCGGTAGAGCCGGACCGCCAGCCAGGACTCGATCCACCAGCCCAGCCGGCACATCCACGGGCCGAAGACCACCGGCCACTGCTCCCGGTGCACGTGGTGCACCAGGGCGAGCACCGGGCGGCCGGCGTACAGCGGGGCGAAGAACGGCACGCCGTTGCAGACGTCCACCACCAGGTCGGGCAGGCCGCCGCCGCGCCGGCCCAGCGGGCCCAGCCCGAACCGCCCGGCGAGGTAGGTCAGGGCCGCGCGGGCGTACACCGTGTGGCGGGAGCCGCGGCGCAGCACGCGGACGCCGTCGGGGTTGGTCTCCTCCGGGCCGCCCTGCGAATGGGCGGCGCAGAGCAGCGTCACCCGGTGGCCGGCGGCGACCAGTTCGGCGGCGATCCGCTCGATGTAGACCTCGGAACCGCCGCCCTCCGGGTTGCTGGTGTCGCGCCAGTTCAGGAAGAGCACGTGGCGAGCGGTGGTGCTGCTGGAGGTGTCCACGCTGCTCCTACCGGTCAGTAAGTGGCACGATCGCGCCACCCTAGGGCGGCCCGGGCCGCGTACGCAATGGGTCGGACCGGCAGCGACGATCGGATAACAGCTCGTCGATCGGGGGTTTGCCGGGGACCCGAAACCTTGGCAGGGTGTGTCAGCGCGGCACGACGCGGGGTCGGTGAGCACACCGGCCCGAGCCGTCCGCGACACCCGTGACCTGCGGCAGCGTGCCGGCGGACGGGCGACGACGGGTAGGGGAGGCAGCCGTGGTGGGCGACGTGCCGGCGCGGTTGCTCGCCCGCCGTTCCCCGGTGGTGCTGCTCAGCGCGGCCCTGGTGCTGCTGCTGGTCGGCTGGGCCGGGTACGCCTGGCTGCGCGACGAGCGGGTGACGCCGGAGTGCGCCGAGCGGGTGCGGCTGCGGGTGGCCGCCGCCCCGGTGGTCGCCCCGGCGGTGGACCGGATCGCCCGCGCCTCGGTCGGCCGGCAGCCCTGCGTGTCGATCGCCGTGGAGTCCCGGGAGTCCGACGCCGTCGCCGCCGAGTTGGCCGGTGGCGCCGAGGTGGCCGACGCCTGGCTGCCCGAGTCGACGTTCTGGCTGCGGCGGGCGCGTGCCGCCGGCGCCTTCGAGGTGCCCGGGCAGGGCACGTCGGTGGCGAGCACCCCGGTGGTGCTCGCGGTGACCGAGCCGGTGGCCCGCCGGTCGGGCTGGCCGGCCAAGCCGCTGACCTGGGCGCCGCTGATCGGCCCCCGGGCTCGCGCCGGCACGGTCGGGCTGCCCGACCCGGCCGCCGACCCGGCCGGGGTGGCTGCCCTGCTCGGCGTCCGGGGGCTCGCCGCCGGGGAGCGCGATCCGCGCGCGGTGGTGGCGGCGACGCTGCGCCGGCTCGCCGGCCACACGTTCAGCCCCACCGATACGCCGGCCGCGCTGCCACCGGGCGCCGGGCTGCCCGGCCGCTCCGACGCGGTCGCCACCACCGAACAGGCGGTGCTCGGGCACAACGCGCTGGCCGGGGCCGACAAGCTGGTCGCCGCGTACCCGGAGGTGGCGGTGCCCTCGCTCGACCTGCCGTACGCCGTGCTGCCCGCCGCGCGGGACGCCGTGCGGGACGCCGCCGCCGGCTTCCTCAGCGACCTGCTGACCAGCGCTTCCCGCGAGGTGCTGACCGGGTACGGCTTCCGCACCGCCGCCGGCTACCCGCCGGCCATGCCGCGCGACCGCCGGCTCGACCCGGCGGTCCGTGAACCGGTGGCGCTGCCGGCCGAGGAGACGGTCACCGAGATGCTGACCGGGTGGAGCGGCGTGCAGCGCAGCGCCCGGATCCTCACCATGCTGGACATCTCCGGCTCGATGGCCGCCCGGGTGCCCGGCGGCGGCACCCGGCTCGACGCCACCCTGGGCGCCGCCCGCGAGGGCGCCGGGCTGCTGCTGGACAACAGCGAGCTCGGGATCTGGGTCTTCTCCACCAAGGTCGACGGCGACCGGGACTACCGCGAGATCCTGCCGGTCCGCCCGCTGCGCGCCCAGCGGGCCGCGCTGGCGCAGCGGCTGGCCGAGGTGAAGGTCAAGCCCCAGGGCGGCACCGGCCTGTACGACTCCACCCTCGCGGCGTACCGGGAGGCCCGGCGGCACTGGACCCCGGGACGGATCAACCTGGTGCTGGTGATGACCGACGGGCGAAACGAGGACGCCGAGGGCATCGACCGGAAGAAGTTCTTCGCCGAGCTGGCCGCGATGCAGGACCCGCGCAAGCCGCTGCCGATCCTCTTCATCGGCCTCGGCCCGGACGTCGACCCGGAGGAGCTGAACGCGATCGCCAAGGTCACCGGCGGGCAGGTGTTCCGGACCGACCAGCCGAA comes from Micromonospora purpureochromogenes and encodes:
- a CDS encoding substrate-binding domain-containing protein; translated protein: MVGDVPARLLARRSPVVLLSAALVLLLVGWAGYAWLRDERVTPECAERVRLRVAAAPVVAPAVDRIARASVGRQPCVSIAVESRESDAVAAELAGGAEVADAWLPESTFWLRRARAAGAFEVPGQGTSVASTPVVLAVTEPVARRSGWPAKPLTWAPLIGPRARAGTVGLPDPAADPAGVAALLGVRGLAAGERDPRAVVAATLRRLAGHTFSPTDTPAALPPGAGLPGRSDAVATTEQAVLGHNALAGADKLVAAYPEVAVPSLDLPYAVLPAARDAVRDAAAGFLSDLLTSASREVLTGYGFRTAAGYPPAMPRDRRLDPAVREPVALPAEETVTEMLTGWSGVQRSARILTMLDISGSMAARVPGGGTRLDATLGAAREGAGLLLDNSELGIWVFSTKVDGDRDYREILPVRPLRAQRAALAQRLAEVKVKPQGGTGLYDSTLAAYREARRHWTPGRINLVLVMTDGRNEDAEGIDRKKFFAELAAMQDPRKPLPILFIGLGPDVDPEELNAIAKVTGGQVFRTDQPKGMRQIFFTALANLSCLPPECRR
- a CDS encoding VanW family protein, which codes for MAVTLYGDKRVSDDRPTVQVTAVTWPGDEPEPTGKPGGSGWSRSRRGRLLLAGGLAAVVLAGVGGAGAYAYAGDVPRGTTVLGAELGGRSRDEAARELRAELERRADTLNAPLTVLVGEQKAEIRPADVGLAIDVEATVAVAAEADAHPVSRLLGSRTVDPVVTVDADRLDAALRGVVGKQGREMTMPAIIFTGITPKPVYPKPALSVDREHSAQVVMKGWLAGGQVTVPLVEQAPATTAEEVDRLVEELARPAVAKPVTLSTDKGTVTIPPAAIARGLRFSADEAGKLTPRVDVKRLRAALGDKLASIESPPKDATMTISGGKPKMLPGRAGQQLDSAALARDLLAVLPKADGRTVSGELKPAEPELTEAKLGALGIKERVSTFTTRFPGGLSSPRSQNIVQAAKDVDGTVVKPGETFSLNGHTGERGYDQGYKDAPVIVNGKLVPGVGGGVSQFTTTLFNASYYAGLEDVEHKPHSFYFSRYPAVIESTIFWPDLDFKFRNNTPHGVLIDTSYTSSTITVSMWSTKIYDSVKTEYGPRRNITAPKTVHLEPGPTCISAVGSEGFTQDAFRVIKKDGKVVKQEKFSWTYDAEPRFICGPEPS
- a CDS encoding MATE family efflux transporter translates to MTQTIGRDAGAARLGAAGAAVTVATTLSNALAYLVPVLGARRLDPADLGALATVLALGAIAAVPGFGLQIAVAVHRARRGPTPTGRLALLTAGVTAGVTVAAAPLLTVLLRLPVALTLLLGATTFATVLAGRWLGELQGDQRFLRLSAGMTVLALGRYGGLIVGLALGAGPVTALLLATVTGLLVLPLLARLARTARPAPSAAAKGGLRPTHVMTACGATLAMLTISYADLLLARQLLTADGSGAYAVGAVLTKGALWAPQVVTLLALPRLAQGDRRARALGLAVILACGAVLVGAAALGGELAFRLAGGADYLHLAGEAPLFAATGALYAVVFMLVNDRVASGARFPAAPLWVATAGLAGAAVLVAPRTVEGILTCALAAAALTAALMTWLALRPRDPRP
- the nudC gene encoding NAD(+) diphosphatase gives rise to the protein MRVADRVLAYGGGWLDRAGARRGNREWISARLTDPAAVLLPLWRDHCLVTADQTPVRRHPADAPEVLAAADETVFLGLDGEAPVFAVDLSGRTAPEAVRLAGAAATADVRALVGWLDPAQAAVQAYARGLLHWHRQQRYCGSCGSATVARDGGHVRACSGPRCGRLLFPRIEPAIIVLVEAPGSPDRCLLARHAGAPEGAYSTLAGFVEVGESLEDAVRREMAEEAGVTLSALSYQGSQAWPFPAGLMVGFRATAASEEVRVDGEELLEARWFTRDELRRRAAEGRPLGRPDSIDHHLLGSWLAAGD
- a CDS encoding FkbM family methyltransferase, encoding MASTNVAAAATSGLAAKLPERWVADGIRLVYPRVEPELARLADFVPRGGTAVDVGAWYGPWTARLLRRADRVVSVEPTPPLARQLRTAFPTVEVVEAAVSDHDGTAALYLPDGGAIVGTSSLEQPEQGSPVQVRRITLDALGLTDVRFVKLDIEGHELPALRGGAETIRRDRPVLLIEVEERIQPVEPLLELLTGWGYRGYVLPGRTWVPLADFDLGRHQREAIARVGQSFARRVLWPRPRYVNSVLFRPE
- a CDS encoding glycosyltransferase family 4 protein codes for the protein MDTSSSTTARHVLFLNWRDTSNPEGGGSEVYIERIAAELVAAGHRVTLLCAAHSQGGPEETNPDGVRVLRRGSRHTVYARAALTYLAGRFGLGPLGRRGGGLPDLVVDVCNGVPFFAPLYAGRPVLALVHHVHREQWPVVFGPWMCRLGWWIESWLAVRLYRRCRYVTVSEASRAELAELGVDAERIDVVPNGTTPVTGPPLPRTGHPSLLVLGRLVPHKRVEIAMRTVAELAAELPELELVVAGQGWWEQPLREVADSLGVADRVRFTGFISEEEKHEVLSSCWLALTPSLKEGWGLTIVEAAARSTPTVAFRYAGGVAEAMVDTETGLLVDDEAEFTDQVRELLADDVRRKAMGEAALAHAARFTWAATGARFAQLVARLTATR